The Sulfitobacter sp. SK011 genome contains the following window.
CATGCTAGAAGACCTGTCTAAACCTGTCATCGTGCAGAGCATGGCCGGGGCCGAATTGAAGGCCATACGGCGCAAGTCGGGATACAGTCAGACCCAAATGGGCCAGATGATCGAGTGCAGCCGCCATGCCGTGTCCTATTGGGAATGCCAGGGAACAATCAGCACCCGCCGCCTACGCTATGGGGTGCCTAAGCGCATGGGCGAAGTGCTTGGGTTTACGGTTTTGCCGTATTTCCACGCACCACACGCGCGGGGGGATGGGGTATTATTGCCGAACAGGTTGACCAGTACGCGCACGCGGGGGGATGGGGTATTAGAATGGACGGACGCAGAGCAGTCCGCGCTTGATCGGGAAGTGGCCCGATTAAATGAAAAGGCAGCCATTGCCGCAGCCCGATATCGACAGCTTTGCGGTTCAAATACTCGCAAGGGTAACCCGTGCCGCAATATGTCAGAGCCGGGACGCAGGCGGTGCAAATTTCACGGGGGCCGCTCTACGGGGCCAAAGACGCCAGAGGGCAAGGCACGTATTGCAGATGCCCAAAAGGCGCGCTGGGCGGCTTACAGAGCCGCTCAGGGGAGTTAAATGCTTATCGCCAACCATATCAAATATATAACCCGCCTATGGGTGGCGATTTAGATCAAGAAAGGGCAGGATATGCCGGGACCAGACTCAGGCACAATTTGGATAGAACCGAACGAAACAGGCGGTTATTTCGCGCAGTTTGAGGCGTACTTATGGAC
Protein-coding sequences here:
- a CDS encoding HGGxSTG domain-containing protein; the protein is MLEDLSKPVIVQSMAGAELKAIRRKSGYSQTQMGQMIECSRHAVSYWECQGTISTRRLRYGVPKRMGEVLGFTVLPYFHAPHARGDGVLLPNRLTSTRTRGDGVLEWTDAEQSALDREVARLNEKAAIAAARYRQLCGSNTRKGNPCRNMSEPGRRRCKFHGGRSTGPKTPEGKARIADAQKARWAAYRAAQGS